Proteins from one Faecalibacterium sp. I3-3-33 genomic window:
- the mobQ gene encoding MobQ family relaxase, which produces MSRGKGKSAVAAAAYRSGEKLTNEWDGMTHDYTRKGGVVHTEIMLPPHAPPSFSDRSTLWNSVELYEKAGNAQLAREIDAALPIELSREEQIRLVREYCSSQFVSRGMCVDYAIHDTDKGNPHCHIMLTMRPLDERGAWAAKSKKEYDLDENGERIRLPSGRYKTHKIDLTGWNDKDNTLLWRKAWADYTNDFLERNGSPERIDHRSNAERGIDEIPTVHMGVAACQMEKKGIATEKGELNRSIQKANRLIREIRAQIGKLKEWIADLFKARETAPKQPPQSPNLAKLLMKYLSVQREKSRKYSQRWQQQHTADELKTIAAAVNYLSEHGISNLDELDDSLSSVSDKAYSIREGMKTAEERMKNLQKLMEYGRNYQTYKPIQDEYRQIRWKGKQEKFAEARRAELTLWNAANRYLHAHLPEGVKTLPISAWEKEYTALKAQREAEYDTLKDTRAEVAELQKIRRCVDIALRADQPEQTQSRTKRHEQER; this is translated from the coding sequence GTGAGCCGAGGAAAAGGCAAATCAGCCGTTGCCGCAGCCGCCTACCGAAGCGGCGAAAAGCTGACAAACGAATGGGACGGAATGACCCATGACTACACTCGCAAAGGCGGCGTTGTCCATACAGAAATCATGCTGCCGCCCCACGCACCACCCTCATTTTCTGACCGTTCAACCTTGTGGAACAGCGTGGAGCTTTACGAGAAAGCCGGGAACGCCCAGCTTGCGCGTGAGATTGACGCAGCGCTCCCCATAGAATTATCCAGAGAGGAACAGATCCGGCTTGTCCGGGAATACTGTTCCTCTCAATTTGTTTCCAGAGGAATGTGCGTTGATTATGCCATTCACGACACCGACAAAGGCAATCCCCATTGTCATATCATGCTGACCATGCGACCACTTGACGAGCGCGGCGCATGGGCGGCGAAGTCCAAAAAGGAATATGACCTTGACGAAAACGGCGAGCGTATCCGCTTGCCAAGCGGCAGATACAAGACGCACAAAATTGACCTTACAGGCTGGAACGACAAGGACAACACCCTCTTGTGGCGCAAGGCATGGGCTGACTATACCAACGACTTTTTGGAGAGGAACGGAAGCCCGGAGCGTATCGACCACCGCAGCAACGCCGAGCGCGGCATTGACGAGATACCCACCGTCCACATGGGCGTGGCGGCTTGCCAGATGGAGAAGAAAGGTATCGCCACCGAGAAAGGCGAACTGAACCGCAGTATTCAAAAGGCAAACCGCCTTATCCGGGAAATCCGGGCGCAGATTGGGAAGCTCAAAGAGTGGATTGCCGACCTGTTCAAAGCGCGGGAAACCGCCCCGAAGCAGCCGCCGCAATCTCCCAACCTTGCAAAGCTGCTGATGAAGTATTTGAGCGTTCAGAGAGAAAAGAGCCGGAAGTATTCGCAGCGTTGGCAACAACAGCACACAGCCGATGAACTGAAAACCATAGCGGCGGCGGTCAACTATCTTTCCGAGCATGGTATCTCTAATCTTGATGAACTGGACGATTCCCTTTCCTCTGTCAGCGATAAAGCCTATTCAATCCGGGAGGGAATGAAAACCGCCGAGGAACGCATGAAGAATCTGCAAAAACTCATGGAGTACGGCAGAAATTATCAAACCTACAAGCCCATACAGGACGAGTATCGGCAAATCCGCTGGAAAGGAAAACAGGAGAAGTTTGCGGAAGCCCGCCGCGCCGAGCTTACCCTATGGAATGCGGCAAACCGCTATCTCCATGCCCATTTGCCGGAGGGCGTGAAAACCCTGCCGATCTCCGCGTGGGAGAAAGAATATACCGCCCTCAAAGCACAGCGAGAAGCGGAATATGACACGCTGAAAGATACCCGCGCCGAGGTTGCCGAGCTTCAAAAAATCCGCAGGTGCGTGGATATTGCACTCCGCGCCGACCAGCCGGAGCAGACGCAGAGCCGCACCAAGCGGCACGAACAGGAGCGATAA
- a CDS encoding DUF3847 domain-containing protein: MTKPREKTREELQAEIEDGKKKIRQFENREKMLRQKLSKEERRTRSHRLIVRGAVFESIVPEAKNMTDEEATALLRLALTSEPAREYLKKRAEGATS, from the coding sequence ATGACAAAGCCAAGAGAGAAAACCCGCGAGGAGTTGCAAGCCGAGATTGAGGACGGAAAGAAGAAAATCCGGCAGTTTGAGAACCGAGAAAAGATGTTGCGTCAGAAGCTATCCAAAGAGGAACGCAGAACGCGCAGCCACCGCCTTATTGTCCGGGGCGCGGTCTTTGAAAGCATTGTGCCGGAAGCAAAGAACATGACCGACGAGGAAGCCACAGCACTTCTCCGGCTTGCCTTGACGAGTGAACCAGCGCGGGAATATCTGAAAAAACGAGCAGAGGGAGCGACAAGCTGA
- a CDS encoding RNA polymerase sigma factor: protein MIDDEKIIEMFFGRSEQGIRELDIKYGKVCHNLSYHIVGSRQDAEECVNDAYLGAWNAIPPARPNPLLSYLVKIVRNISLKIYWRKEAAKRSSHYTIALEEIEACIAAPNTVEAEIEAKELARIIEAFLDTLTTENRVIFMRRYWFSDSYKDIAEFMGLSEKNISVRLTRIREKMKQYLIEREVFV, encoded by the coding sequence ATGATAGACGACGAAAAAATCATAGAAATGTTTTTTGGACGTTCAGAACAAGGCATACGAGAGCTGGATATAAAATACGGAAAGGTCTGCCACAATCTTTCCTACCATATCGTAGGCAGCAGACAAGACGCGGAGGAATGTGTAAACGACGCTTATTTAGGCGCATGGAACGCCATTCCCCCGGCACGACCTAACCCGCTGCTATCTTATCTTGTTAAAATCGTTCGGAACATTTCACTCAAAATCTATTGGAGAAAGGAAGCAGCCAAACGGAGCAGCCATTACACGATTGCTTTGGAAGAAATTGAAGCCTGTATAGCAGCCCCGAATACAGTAGAAGCAGAAATCGAAGCCAAAGAGTTAGCCCGTATCATTGAAGCATTTTTAGACACGCTGACTACCGAAAACCGCGTTATTTTCATGCGCCGCTATTGGTTTTCCGACAGCTATAAGGACATAGCCGAGTTTATGGGGCTTTCAGAAAAAAACATTTCTGTCCGGCTGACCCGTATCCGCGAGAAGATGAAGCAATATTTGATTGAAAGAGAGGTATTCGTATGA
- a CDS encoding TnpV protein has translation MRRLIDNGTTSPARPPYIGHYGHLRKAYLEGYRPDLYNALVASETLYEHCAEIEAAVRRRLDLIIPQLAEGAGATEELKAADPMQWVGLMNTCKAQAEEIVKFELIYV, from the coding sequence ATGAGAAGATTGATTGACAACGGTACTACTTCACCCGCCAGACCGCCCTATATCGGGCATTATGGACACTTGCGGAAAGCCTATCTAGAGGGCTACCGCCCCGATCTCTACAACGCCCTTGTCGCAAGCGAAACCCTCTATGAGCATTGCGCCGAGATTGAAGCCGCCGTCCGTCGCCGCCTTGACCTCATTATCCCGCAGCTTGCCGAGGGTGCGGGCGCAACCGAGGAACTGAAAGCCGCAGACCCCATGCAATGGGTGGGGCTGATGAACACCTGCAAGGCGCAAGCGGAGGAAATCGTCAAGTTTGAGCTTATCTATGTATGA
- a CDS encoding recombinase family protein produces MKAKKTDNGKITALYERLSRDDDLTGDSNSIINQKKLLEDYAKEHGFTNCVHFTDDGWSGANFDRPNWKRMIAAIEAGEVSHVLVKDLSRVGRDYLQVGFYTEVMFKERGVRFIAIANGVDSDKSESSEFAPFLNIMNEWYVRDSSRKITSVLHARGMSGKHTNSHCIYGYKKDPNDKDHWIIDEEAAEVVRRIYRMALESKGPYEIARILALEKVERPSYYLAQRGVGKHQSNFNPAERYTWRGGTVADILSKPEYMGHTVNFRTYKESYKDKRSRMTPKEDLVIFENTQEAIIDKETWERVQSLRKTIRRTDTIGAANPLTGLMFCADCGAKMYNHRGGAGLARDWAGRPNGRKRPERDEYNCSRYDLGNQHYNRYCTTHLIRTAVVNELLLEAIKEVCDYALNNEAAFMEQVCSASSERQVKAAKAIRQRKQRSEKRADELSRLIRKLYEDNVNGRLSDKLFEQMLHDFEAELESLTESVTQDEQELDRISRETVNAEKFLALVKKYTDFSELTPAMINEFVEKILVHQAEGKGASRTQEVEIFFNFVGKVEIPHEEIVLTEEEKAALAEQERRRAKKAEYNRRYMEKKRREWREQREREQEQKPHKLPPVADEKGEKSA; encoded by the coding sequence ATGAAAGCAAAGAAAACGGACAACGGCAAGATAACCGCACTATACGAGCGTCTTTCCCGCGACGACGACCTCACAGGCGACAGTAACAGTATAATCAATCAAAAGAAGCTGCTTGAAGATTATGCAAAGGAGCATGGATTTACGAATTGTGTCCACTTTACTGATGACGGCTGGTCTGGCGCAAACTTTGACCGCCCTAATTGGAAACGCATGATTGCAGCCATAGAAGCCGGAGAGGTTTCCCATGTGCTGGTAAAGGATTTAAGTCGTGTCGGCAGAGATTATCTGCAAGTGGGATTTTACACAGAAGTCATGTTCAAGGAGCGGGGCGTCCGTTTTATTGCCATAGCAAACGGAGTTGACAGCGACAAGAGCGAAAGCAGCGAGTTTGCCCCGTTTTTGAATATTATGAACGAATGGTATGTGCGTGATAGCAGCCGAAAAATAACAAGCGTTCTCCACGCAAGAGGAATGTCCGGCAAGCATACAAACAGCCATTGTATTTATGGCTATAAGAAAGACCCTAATGACAAAGACCACTGGATTATCGACGAGGAAGCCGCCGAGGTAGTACGCCGGATTTACCGCATGGCGTTGGAGAGCAAAGGCCCGTATGAAATTGCCCGTATCCTTGCTTTGGAAAAGGTTGAAAGACCGTCCTATTATCTTGCACAGCGCGGCGTGGGGAAACATCAGTCTAATTTTAACCCCGCTGAACGGTACACATGGCGTGGCGGCACAGTTGCCGATATTCTATCCAAGCCGGAGTATATGGGGCATACAGTAAACTTCCGCACCTATAAAGAAAGCTACAAAGACAAACGCTCCAGAATGACACCCAAAGAGGATTTAGTCATTTTTGAAAATACGCAGGAAGCTATTATTGACAAGGAAACATGGGAGCGCGTCCAGAGCTTGCGGAAAACGATACGCCGGACGGACACCATAGGCGCGGCAAATCCTTTAACGGGCTTGATGTTTTGCGCGGATTGCGGGGCTAAGATGTATAACCACAGGGGCGGGGCTGGACTGGCGCGGGACTGGGCGGGGCGACCCAACGGCAGGAAGCGTCCAGAACGCGACGAGTACAACTGTTCCCGTTATGATTTAGGCAACCAGCACTATAATAGATACTGCACGACGCACCTTATCCGCACAGCCGTTGTAAATGAGCTTCTGCTTGAAGCTATCAAGGAAGTATGCGACTACGCGCTGAACAATGAAGCGGCATTTATGGAGCAGGTCTGCTCTGCTTCCAGCGAGCGGCAGGTGAAAGCGGCAAAGGCAATCCGGCAGAGAAAACAGCGCAGCGAGAAACGAGCCGACGAATTGAGCCGCTTAATCCGCAAGCTCTATGAGGACAATGTAAACGGCAGACTTTCTGATAAGCTCTTTGAACAAATGCTGCATGATTTTGAAGCGGAGTTAGAGAGTTTAACCGAGAGCGTTACCCAAGACGAGCAGGAGCTTGACCGTATAAGCCGGGAAACCGTCAACGCTGAAAAATTCCTTGCCCTTGTCAAAAAATATACGGATTTTTCCGAGCTTACCCCCGCCATGATAAATGAATTTGTTGAAAAAATCCTTGTCCACCAAGCCGAGGGAAAAGGGGCGAGCCGCACACAGGAGGTTGAGATTTTCTTTAACTTTGTCGGCAAGGTAGAAATCCCCCATGAGGAAATCGTACTGACAGAGGAAGAAAAAGCGGCATTGGCAGAGCAGGAACGGCGCAGAGCAAAAAAAGCCGAATACAACCGCCGCTATATGGAGAAAAAACGCAGAGAATGGAGAGAACAGCGGGAACGGGAGCAGGAGCAAAAGCCCCATAAACTTCCCCCTGTCGCAGACGAGAAAGGAGAAAAGAGCGCATGA
- a CDS encoding DUF4366 domain-containing protein yields MKPDWNRRFAAGLLAILLCLCSFSMPVFASGSDPAPEPLPEIIEEEPTTGGMEPEGVPITPKGNATLVDDFYGDKQLITVTTKAGNYFYILIDRANEDKETSVHFLNQVDDADLLALLDEEPQAAEVCTCTVKCEAGSVNKNCPLCEKSLRNCTSPEAVKTDTETPQEKPKSNMGSLMILLVLALAGGGAALYYFKFRKPKADTIGHDDLDEYDFGEDEDADEEPAEIEIHSEDGQEDET; encoded by the coding sequence ATGAAACCTGATTGGAACCGCCGTTTTGCTGCCGGATTGCTAGCTATCCTGCTCTGCCTCTGTTCGTTCTCCATGCCTGTTTTTGCAAGCGGCTCTGACCCGGCCCCGGAACCTCTGCCGGAGATTATCGAAGAAGAACCCACTACGGGCGGCATGGAGCCGGAGGGTGTGCCTATCACGCCCAAAGGCAACGCAACACTGGTGGATGATTTTTACGGCGACAAGCAGCTTATCACTGTGACCACCAAGGCCGGGAATTATTTTTACATTCTCATTGACCGCGCCAACGAGGACAAGGAAACGTCCGTTCACTTCCTGAACCAAGTGGACGATGCCGACTTGCTGGCTCTGCTGGATGAAGAACCGCAGGCCGCCGAAGTCTGCACCTGCACCGTGAAATGTGAGGCCGGAAGTGTCAATAAAAACTGCCCCTTGTGTGAAAAGAGCCTGCGCAACTGCACGTCCCCGGAAGCGGTGAAAACTGACACCGAAACGCCGCAGGAAAAGCCCAAGTCCAACATGGGCAGTCTGATGATCCTGCTGGTGCTGGCTCTGGCTGGCGGCGGCGCAGCACTCTACTATTTCAAGTTCCGCAAGCCCAAGGCCGATACCATCGGGCACGATGATCTGGACGAATACGATTTTGGCGAGGACGAAGATGCAGACGAGGAACCGGCTGAAATCGAAATTCATTCAGAGGACGGACAGGAGGACGAAACATGA
- a CDS encoding DUF4315 family protein → MAKRLSRIERDIERLKEKISEYQQQLKELEAAKTEQENLQIIQLVRSMNMKPDEFAAFLRSGALNAAPTVTPYHKQEDAADET, encoded by the coding sequence ATGGCAAAAAGACTTTCCCGCATTGAGCGCGATATTGAACGGCTCAAAGAAAAAATCAGCGAATATCAGCAGCAGTTGAAAGAACTGGAAGCTGCAAAGACTGAACAGGAAAACTTGCAGATCATTCAGCTGGTGCGCAGCATGAACATGAAACCGGACGAGTTCGCAGCCTTCCTGCGCAGCGGTGCGCTGAACGCTGCACCCACCGTCACCCCGTACCACAAACAGGAGGATGCTGCCGATGAAACCTGA
- a CDS encoding C40 family peptidase produces the protein MKELQAKAKVTQTMTRDGLVVENQADGTVENISSREAEQDYSTDAEGKTEKILERAEDIKDGHKNKKKAKKAAETAATAESEDGLHRSAARLELTEEERADPALQPYIQKAGAKADKLDAARAALPKKRVPVKKKVYDAASGKAKSTLRFEQQDKGPPSLKPNPASRPLSEALLFAHGKIHEVEHENVGVEGGHKGEELVEHQTAKVIRSGIRHHKMKPYKAVEKAERQLMSANAEYFYQKSLRDNPQIAQSASNPISRMWQKQRIKQQYAKAARQAGQAAAQGAAATAENGFRVIKLAAEGGERVAEFAARNWKTILIVAVFGLLALLLITGLQSCTVMAGTAGTGVTASSYFSKDKDMLGAEKAYAKLEQKLQRYLDTYEATHNYDEYHFYLDEIEHDPYVLISILSALHDGVFTLAEVQGELEMLFEKQYILTETVTMQIRYRTKMMVIIGPYGVPQVITYQEPYEYYICTVKLKNKDLSHLPVEVLTEEQLSAYSLYMRTLGNRPDLFGKAQYPNASTIKQPTYYDIPPEALKDDRFAAMMEEATKYIGYPYVWGGSSPSTSFDCSGYISWVLNHSGWNVGRQTAQGLYNLCTPVSAAQVKPGDLVFFKGTYDTPGVSHCGIYVGNSIMLHCGDPISYTNLNSKYWQEHFYSYGRLP, from the coding sequence TTGAAAGAATTGCAGGCAAAAGCCAAAGTCACCCAGACCATGACCCGTGACGGTCTGGTGGTGGAAAATCAAGCGGACGGCACTGTGGAGAACATTTCCAGCCGGGAAGCAGAACAGGATTACTCCACGGATGCCGAGGGCAAGACCGAAAAAATTCTGGAACGCGCCGAGGACATCAAGGACGGGCATAAAAATAAAAAGAAAGCGAAAAAGGCAGCAGAAACAGCGGCCACCGCCGAGAGTGAAGATGGTCTGCACCGTTCCGCCGCCCGTCTGGAACTGACCGAAGAAGAACGGGCAGACCCGGCGTTGCAGCCGTATATCCAAAAGGCGGGAGCGAAAGCCGACAAGCTGGATGCAGCCCGCGCCGCTTTGCCGAAAAAGCGCGTCCCAGTCAAGAAAAAAGTTTACGATGCAGCCAGCGGCAAGGCAAAATCCACCCTGCGTTTTGAGCAGCAGGACAAAGGTCCGCCCAGCCTGAAACCAAACCCGGCCAGCCGCCCGCTATCGGAAGCGTTGCTGTTCGCTCACGGAAAAATCCACGAGGTCGAACACGAAAATGTGGGTGTGGAGGGTGGCCACAAGGGTGAAGAACTGGTGGAGCATCAGACCGCCAAGGTCATCCGCAGCGGCATCCGGCACCACAAGATGAAGCCCTACAAGGCCGTGGAAAAGGCAGAGCGTCAGCTCATGTCTGCCAATGCAGAATACTTTTACCAGAAATCTTTGCGGGACAATCCGCAGATCGCGCAGTCCGCCAGCAATCCCATTTCCCGGATGTGGCAGAAACAGCGTATCAAGCAACAGTACGCCAAAGCTGCACGGCAGGCCGGACAAGCCGCCGCACAGGGTGCAGCCGCCACCGCAGAGAACGGTTTCCGGGTAATAAAGCTGGCGGCCGAGGGCGGCGAACGGGTAGCCGAATTTGCGGCCCGGAACTGGAAAACCATTCTGATCGTGGCGGTGTTCGGTCTGCTGGCTCTGCTCTTGATAACGGGTTTGCAGTCCTGCACCGTGATGGCGGGCACCGCTGGAACCGGCGTGACGGCATCCTCTTACTTTTCCAAGGACAAGGATATGCTGGGTGCAGAGAAAGCCTACGCCAAGCTGGAACAAAAACTGCAACGGTATCTCGACACCTACGAGGCCACCCACAACTACGATGAATACCACTTTTATCTGGACGAAATCGAGCATGACCCCTATGTGCTGATCTCGATTTTGTCCGCGCTGCATGATGGTGTGTTCACACTGGCCGAGGTACAGGGCGAACTTGAAATGCTCTTTGAAAAGCAATACATCCTGACCGAGACCGTGACCATGCAGATACGCTACCGTACAAAAATGATGGTCATTATTGGCCCGTATGGTGTGCCGCAGGTTATCACCTACCAAGAACCGTATGAATACTACATCTGCACCGTCAAGCTGAAGAACAAGGATTTGTCCCACCTGCCCGTGGAAGTGCTGACTGAGGAACAGCTTAGTGCCTATTCGCTCTATATGCGCACGCTGGGCAACCGGCCGGATTTGTTTGGCAAAGCGCAATACCCCAATGCGTCTACCATCAAGCAGCCCACCTACTACGATATTCCCCCGGAAGCGCTAAAGGATGATAGGTTTGCCGCCATGATGGAGGAAGCAACCAAGTACATCGGCTACCCGTATGTGTGGGGCGGTAGTTCGCCCAGTACCAGCTTTGATTGCAGCGGCTATATTTCGTGGGTGCTGAATCACTCCGGCTGGAACGTGGGCCGCCAGACCGCACAGGGCCTTTACAACCTCTGTACTCCTGTTTCGGCCGCACAGGTCAAACCGGGCGACCTTGTGTTTTTCAAGGGTACCTACGATACCCCCGGCGTGAGCCATTGCGGTATCTATGTGGGCAATTCCATCATGCTGCACTGCGGCGACCCTATTTCTTACACAAACCTCAACTCAAAATATTGGCAGGAACATTTTTACAGCTATGGGCGTTTACCGTAA
- a CDS encoding DNA cytosine methyltransferase: MSLTHFSLFSGIGGIDLAAEAAGFTSVCQCEWAAFPAAVLASHWPEVPRFQDITTVTKEAFFEKTGLRTVTLISGGFPCQPFSTAGRQRGFHDERYLWPEMLRVIRELQPRWVLGENVAGFLRMGLDKTLIDLEQAGYDVRVFVLPAAAVGAWHERKRVFIIGSAASHAPCQRHRGCGQGTGHPNLCERQLPQDEQGRQGVDGAAFPCGLPHDPHHAGKTLPQPGLGRVADGFPAQMDGHSLWAEEPADIPRLTEDVPNRSKRMKTLGNAVSPPQVFPILKYIADIETSCCPMGGEEL, from the coding sequence ATGAGCCTAACACATTTCAGCTTGTTTTCCGGCATCGGCGGCATCGACCTTGCCGCAGAAGCAGCGGGTTTCACTTCGGTCTGCCAATGCGAGTGGGCGGCCTTCCCCGCCGCTGTGCTGGCAAGCCACTGGCCGGAGGTGCCCCGATTTCAGGACATCACCACCGTAACAAAGGAGGCTTTCTTTGAAAAAACAGGACTTCGCACCGTCACCCTCATTTCAGGTGGCTTCCCGTGCCAGCCGTTTTCCACCGCAGGGCGGCAGCGCGGCTTCCACGATGAACGCTACCTCTGGCCCGAAATGCTGCGCGTTATCCGGGAATTGCAGCCCCGTTGGGTGCTTGGAGAAAATGTTGCTGGCTTCCTCCGTATGGGGCTCGACAAAACGCTCATTGACTTGGAGCAGGCAGGTTACGATGTTCGGGTTTTCGTATTACCTGCTGCTGCCGTTGGCGCGTGGCACGAACGGAAACGAGTATTCATCATCGGCTCCGCTGCTTCCCACGCCCCTTGCCAGCGACACCGGGGATGTGGGCAAGGGACTGGACATCCAAATCTCTGCGAACGGCAGCTACCGCAAGATGAACAAGGACGGCAAGGCGTGGACGGCGCGGCTTTCCCATGTGGTCTACCGCATGACCCCCACCACGCTGGAAAAACCCTACCTCAACCCGGACTGGGTAGAGTGGCTGATGGGTTTCCCGCGCAAATGGACGGACATTCCCTTTGGGCCGAAGAACCCGCCGACATCCCGCGTCTGACCGAAGATGTGCCGAACCGCAGCAAGCGGATGAAAACGCTGGGCAATGCGGTTTCGCCGCCGCAGGTATTCCCGATTCTCAAATACATTGCGGACATTGAAACAAGCTGCTGCCCGATGGGAGGTGAAGAACTTTGA
- a CDS encoding VirB4-like conjugal transfer ATPase, CD1110 family, with translation MSRKTIPRETEKPKKLTRAQKKEIDAVIRKYKGDGKPRTAQATIPYEAIYPDGVCRIDRRTFSKCIAFEDISYQLAQPETRTAIFEHLCDLYNYVDASIHVQLSFLNRKVDPVQYAKSFEIAPQGDDFDDIRAEYTAILQKQLASGNNGIVKTKYLTFTIEADSLKTARARLTRIGLDLLGYFKTMGCVAHVMDGRERLEVLHGIFHPDGEPFRFDWDWLAPSGLSTKDFVAPSSLCFGTAKTFGLGGKYGAVSFLQILAPELSDEMLADFLKTESGILVNLHVQAIDQTEAIKTIKRKITDLDAMKIQEQKKAVRSGYDMDILPSDLATYGEDAKKLLNKLQTRNERLFMLTFLVLNVADTKQKLGNDVFQAAGVAQKYNCSLVRLDYQQEQGLVSSLPLGINQIKIQRSLTTSNVAVFVPFVTQELFQSGAAMYYGINAKSHNMIMLDRKQARCPNGLKLGTPGSGKSMSCKSEIVSVFLTTADDIFISDPEAEYYPLVKRLHGQVIKLSPTSKDYVNPLDINLNYSEDDSPLALKSDFVLSFCELVMGGKTGLEAIERTVIDRAVKAIYRPYLANPCPENMPILSDLHQALLDQHLPEADRVAQALDLYVSGSLNVFNHKTNVDIHNRLVAFDIKELGKQLKKLGMLIIQDQIWGRVTQNRSQGRATWYFADEFHLLLKEEQTAAYSAEIWKRFRKWGGVPTGATQNVKDLLSSPEIENILENSDFITLLNQASGDRKILSERLNLSADQQKYIDNSEPGEGLLIFENVVLPFSNPIPKNTQLYKIMTTRLSEVVEL, from the coding sequence TTGTCCAGAAAAACGATACCCCGCGAAACCGAAAAGCCCAAAAAGCTCACCCGCGCCCAGAAAAAAGAAATTGATGCCGTTATCCGCAAGTACAAGGGTGACGGCAAGCCCCGCACAGCACAGGCCACCATCCCGTATGAAGCCATCTACCCGGACGGTGTGTGCCGCATTGACCGACGCACATTCTCCAAGTGCATTGCCTTTGAGGACATCAGTTATCAGCTGGCCCAGCCGGAAACAAGAACCGCCATCTTTGAACACCTGTGCGACCTCTACAACTATGTGGATGCTTCCATCCATGTGCAGCTTTCGTTTTTGAATCGCAAGGTTGACCCGGTACAGTACGCAAAAAGTTTTGAAATCGCACCGCAGGGGGATGATTTTGACGACATCCGCGCCGAGTACACCGCCATCCTGCAAAAGCAGCTTGCCAGCGGAAACAACGGCATTGTCAAAACGAAATACCTGACCTTCACCATCGAGGCCGACAGTCTGAAAACAGCGCGGGCCCGTCTGACCCGCATTGGTCTTGACCTGCTGGGCTACTTCAAGACCATGGGCTGCGTGGCGCACGTTATGGATGGGCGGGAACGTTTGGAAGTGCTGCACGGCATCTTCCACCCGGACGGCGAACCGTTCCGCTTTGACTGGGACTGGCTGGCACCCTCCGGCCTGTCTACCAAGGATTTTGTGGCCCCGTCCTCCCTCTGTTTCGGTACGGCCAAAACCTTTGGTTTGGGCGGCAAGTATGGAGCTGTGAGCTTTTTACAAATCCTTGCGCCGGAACTTTCGGACGAAATGCTGGCCGACTTCCTCAAAACGGAAAGCGGGATTCTCGTCAATCTCCATGTGCAGGCCATTGACCAGACCGAGGCCATCAAAACCATCAAACGGAAAATCACAGACCTTGATGCCATGAAGATTCAGGAGCAGAAAAAAGCTGTCCGTTCCGGGTACGACATGGATATCCTGCCCAGCGACCTTGCCACCTACGGCGAGGATGCCAAAAAGCTGCTGAACAAATTGCAGACCCGGAACGAACGGCTTTTCATGCTGACCTTTTTAGTGCTGAACGTGGCCGACACCAAGCAAAAGCTGGGCAACGATGTGTTCCAAGCGGCGGGCGTGGCGCAGAAGTACAACTGCTCTCTTGTCCGGCTGGACTACCAGCAGGAACAGGGCCTTGTATCCAGCCTTCCGCTGGGTATCAACCAGATAAAGATTCAGCGCAGCCTTACCACCTCCAACGTGGCGGTGTTCGTGCCCTTTGTCACGCAGGAGCTTTTCCAGAGCGGTGCGGCCATGTACTACGGCATCAACGCAAAATCCCACAACATGATCATGCTGGACCGCAAGCAGGCCCGGTGTCCCAACGGCTTGAAGCTGGGCACGCCCGGCAGCGGCAAATCCATGAGCTGCAAGTCCGAAATCGTCAGTGTGTTTTTAACGACTGCTGACGATATTTTTATTTCAGACCCAGAGGCCGAATATTATCCGCTGGTCAAGCGGTTGCATGGGCAGGTCATCAAACTTTCGCCCACCAGCAAGGACTATGTGAATCCTCTGGACATCAACCTGAATTATTCCGAAGATGACAGCCCGCTGGCCTTGAAGTCGGATTTTGTGCTGTCGTTCTGTGAGCTGGTCATGGGAGGCAAAACAGGTCTGGAAGCGATTGAACGCACCGTGATAGACCGTGCCGTGAAAGCCATCTACCGCCCCTATCTGGCGAATCCCTGCCCGGAGAATATGCCGATTTTGTCTGACCTCCACCAAGCCCTGCTCGACCAGCACTTGCCGGAAGCGGACCGGGTAGCGCAGGCATTGGACTTGTATGTGTCCGGCTCGCTGAATGTGTTTAATCACAAAACGAATGTGGACATCCACAACCGGCTTGTGGCCTTTGACATCAAAGAGTTAGGCAAGCAGTTAAAAAAACTGGGGATGCTCATTATCCAAGACCAGATATGGGGCCGCGTCACCCAGAACCGCAGCCAAGGCCGGGCTACATGGTATTTTGCAGACGAGTTCCACTTGCTCTTGAAAGAGGAACAGACCGCCGCGTACAGTGCCGAGATTTGGAAACGCTTCCGCAAATGGGGCGGTGTGCCCACGGGCGCCACCCAGAATGTGAAGGACCTTCTTTCTTCCCCGGAGATCGAGAACATTCTGGAAAACAGCGACTTCATCACGCTGCTGAATCAGGCATCCGGCGACCGCAAAATCCTTTCGGAACGGCTGAACCTTTCCGCAGACCAGCAGAAGTACATCGACAATTCCGAACCGGGCGAAGGACTGCTGATTTTTGAGAACGTGGTGTTGCCGTTCTCAAACCCCATCCCGAAAAACACCCAGCTCTATAAGATCATGACCACCCGGCTCAGTGAGGTGGTGGAGCTATGA